In the Bacillota bacterium genome, CAAGGCACCACCCAAGTGGCCAGTGCGATCACCTCATCCACCCTCACCACTTTGGTAATCTTTGTTCCCGTGGTGTTCCTGGGCGGTCTCACTGGAGAGCTTTTTAGGGAACTGGGGATTACCATCTCCTATGCTCTGCTAGCATCTTTGCTGGTGGCCCTCACCATTATCCCTATGTTGGCCTCACAGTTTATTAGAGCCAACAAAAGAGGACAGCGGTATACCCGCAAACAATTGGATAAACTTAACGACTTGTATCGTTCTGCTTTGCAGTGGACCTTAAACCACAAGTCTTTGATCATTGGGCTTGTTATCGTACTCCTTTTGGGTAGCTCCCTGGTCCTGCTGTATCTGGATGTGGAGTTCCTGCCACCAATGGATCAGAGCATGATCAATGTCAATATCGAGTTACCACCGGGACACACTCTGGCCGACACCAATGAGTTGGTCCTTCAGGTGGAAGAAGCCCTTCGTACCATTCCGGAGGTGGAAAGCATCGCCTCTTTGGTCGGTTCCTGGGCCGATGATCTGTTGGCTGCGGCCCGGGGAGCGTCCATCAACACCGCGAAACTGACGGTGATCCTCAAAGAGAAGGAACAACGGACACGAAGCGCAGCACAGATTGCGGAGGAGATGAAGGCAGTCCTTGCTCCCTTTACAACGGCCCGGTTCGAAGTGATCCATGACATCGTGGGGGCCAGCATGGGTACAAAACAGGCCATCACCTTGAACATTTCCGGACCGGACTTTTCCCTGTTGACAGAACTGACAAGGGAAATACAACAGCGGCTGAAAGCCACACCGGGCTTTGGAAATATCGTCTCGTCCTTGGATAAAGCCCAGCCGGAGTTATTCTTTGAGGTGAATCCCTTCCGGGCCCTCTCCGGAGGTCTTACCGCCACCCATATCGCTCTGGCTATGCGGGATGCGGTGGGTGGAGCCGAAACCACCACCCTCCAAGTGGGTGGTCGGTCCTTGCCGGTGGTCCTGCGACCCAATTATGACCCCACGACAGACTTTGACGCCTTTACAAAACACCGCATCCCCTCGGCGCTTGATCTAGGGAACGGACAATCCTATGTATACTTTGATCGGGTGACAACCCTTACGGAAACCACGTCCACCCTGGATATTCACCATACGGACCGGGTGCGCGCAGCCACGATCACCACGGCCTTGGAGGGAATCGGGATGCGCCAGGCCCTCAAACTAGTGGATGAAGTGGTAGCTGACCTCAACTTACCACCGGGCTATGCCATCGAATACGGTGGTTCCTGGGAAATGATCCGTGAATCCCTAGATGAGCTGTTCTTGGCCCTTGCTTTGTCCGTAATCCTGGTCTACATGGTCATGGCTGCCCAGTTCGAGGCCTTTGTTCATCCTTTGATCATCATGCTTACCGTTCCCCTGGGAGCCATCGGTTCCTTCCTGGGACTAGCCATCTCCGGCAGTCGCATCGGCGTGCCGTCGATGCTCGGGCTGATCATCCTGGTGGGAGTAGCCGTCAACAACGGCATCGTTCTGATTGACCATATCAACTATCTGCGCCGGAAGGAAAGCTACTCCCTAACCGATAGCGTAATCCAGGGTTCCGCCAACCGATTACGGGCGGTGTTGATGACCACCCTTACCACGGTGTTGGCCTTGCTTCCCCTCAGTCTCGGTATTGGTTCCGGAGCGGAGGTACTCAAGCCCCTGGCCGTAACATTCTCCTCTGGCCTGTTCATTTCCACGCTAATGACACTTTTCGTCATCCCCACGGTATATCATCTGGTGGAAGGCGGGCTAGCCAAAGGGCGTGCAAGGTCAGAGCAACAAGGAGGAACCATCAATGTGGTCGAAAACTAAGACCTGCATTTTTCTCGCTGGACTGATTGTCCTTTACACCTTTCTCGGGGCCGTTGGTATGGCCCAGACTATCACCCAGGAGGATTCCGGCCTGATCATTAATGAACGGGAACTGAATCTGGGATTTTTGCGCCGAGCCGGCGACATTGGCGAATACTTGCTGGGGGTTTTGATTCACGGTCGCACCTCCGACGCCATTTTCCGTTTTCATGTCAGCAATCTACCGACCGCGGGCATCGAACCCACTGCCCCCGTAACGGGACTGCAGTTTAACTGGAACAAGATCATCGGGGTCACCAGTTATGTGGATCTCAAGGGAGATTTCCACATCCAGTGGAACCCCAATGAATATGGTGCCGTGGCCTCACCTTCCCTGTATCTGATCGGCGGCGCCGGCCAGGCAGCCTTCCGGAATTTCTCCGGGGCCATCCGGACCGGCTTCATTGAAGGGAAATTTCCTGTGGATTCGTTACCTGGCATCGGATCAGCCAACTGGAGTCTACCTCTATCGGAGTTTTTCGGTATCGGCAGTTCCGTGGGTCTGGTGGCTCCCAATTCAGATCCTTTCTTCTGGATGGATCTGGAGGGGCGTCTCCGGGTAGATCGTACCCTCACAAATCTAGCTAACATTAGTTGGCGCTTTAGCATGGGTGATACGGTTCAACAGGAATTGCGTGTTTTGGTGGGCTCCCAGTTCACCCTGACGACAGAGAATACCGTATCCCGGTTCACCGGCCGCATCGGCGTCCTAAACGTCGGGGACAAGCTGTACCCGGTACTACAAATGGACTATTCCCTGCGGCAAGGCCATGAGCAAAGATTTCATATCGGCCTAATGACCGCCGCGGGTCATCTGGCCAACAAGGGTATTGACCCCCAGCTGGGACAAGCTGCCGTCTCCTATGAACGAGCCCTCAGCGACCGGGAAACCATCAACCTGCTGTTTATCTCCTCCCTAGACCAATTGGGGAAGATTAATGTATTTCAGTTAGACCTCAAACGGTTGGATCTTGATACGAATTTGCGCTTGCAGCGCACCGAAGACGGTCAATTACGCACGACCCTGTCCGTAAGTTTCTAGCAGGTAAAGGAGCGCATGTCCCTTGCGAAGACTACTGGTCGTGATTGCTCTTGTCTGCAGCTTCACTATTTTTATGAGAGGGACTTTGGCGTGGGCTTTGGATCTATCTGCCATCACCCAACTGCCCTTCCTGGCTTCTGCACAGTTGGCGGTGGAATCCACCCCCTACGCGGGGATCACCTTCTACCGCCTAGAACAAACCACGCCTCGTCCCTTATTAATTCATATCCTAGAGGTAGATCTCACAAACCCTAGTATCAGTCTGGATCTCTTGCTGGGAAATCACGTCCTTACCAGTCCGCGGACCCTCACCAGCATGGTGGATCAGGAACAGGAAGTGATCGCGGCCACCAATAGTGACTTCTTCTACATTTCTTCTACCCAATCTCCGGTAGGACTAGCCATCAAAGAGGGAGTGGTATTAAAAGGGGATCATCCGGATCTCTTGCGACCCTGTCTCGGTTGGGATCAGGAAGGCCGGGGACACATCGGTTACTGGTCCTGGGAAGGGATCTTAAGACTTCCCACAAGCAACGAAAGTTTCCCCATCGCTGCCTTCAATGACATTTACCTTCCCAGCAACGGATTGGTCATGTACAACAGCTATTGGGGGACGCGGGTACCGCAGAACATTGTTCAACAGGCTGCATTGGCAGTTTCCATAAAAGAAGACACGGTCCAGGAAATCCGACAGAATCCCAACCAGATAACGATCAACCCCGATACAACCTATTTATTGGCCTTTGGCCCGATGGCATCCCAACTACTGACCTTGATTGCCCCG is a window encoding:
- a CDS encoding efflux RND transporter permease subunit; protein product: MTMFIVAALIFGVIGLNRLGLELLPDLNIPMMTIATVYPLANPETVEIQITNPIEQAMAKIPNVRKLESISTENISVVMVQFNWGTDLIKMVDQVRISLDQLSYQLPEESSKPVIMLVDPNQTPLMLLGVSANVEPGELARLVEEFLPALERIPGVAAVSVSGGLQEEIKVTYYPEKLQQYGLTVDQLKLLLQAQNVVLPIGAIERDDTRYLATVGNRYKTIDDLQNMILGELDADPALNQGIGLLVPKMLRLHHVADVELGYKPVTGFSRVDNHPAMIISIYKQAGSNTVEVATAIHEALERIQQASEEQLSFAVLQDQSFFIRESMSWLSSSLVEGALLAVIVLLVFLRSIASIACIAVAIPLSILITFFLMYLSGYTLNLMTLGGIALGVGMLVDNAIVVLENIYRHLQLGKGLKEAVVQGTTQVASAITSSTLTTLVIFVPVVFLGGLTGELFRELGITISYALLASLLVALTIIPMLASQFIRANKRGQRYTRKQLDKLNDLYRSALQWTLNHKSLIIGLVIVLLLGSSLVLLYLDVEFLPPMDQSMINVNIELPPGHTLADTNELVLQVEEALRTIPEVESIASLVGSWADDLLAAARGASINTAKLTVILKEKEQRTRSAAQIAEEMKAVLAPFTTARFEVIHDIVGASMGTKQAITLNISGPDFSLLTELTREIQQRLKATPGFGNIVSSLDKAQPELFFEVNPFRALSGGLTATHIALAMRDAVGGAETTTLQVGGRSLPVVLRPNYDPTTDFDAFTKHRIPSALDLGNGQSYVYFDRVTTLTETTSTLDIHHTDRVRAATITTALEGIGMRQALKLVDEVVADLNLPPGYAIEYGGSWEMIRESLDELFLALALSVILVYMVMAAQFEAFVHPLIIMLTVPLGAIGSFLGLAISGSRIGVPSMLGLIILVGVAVNNGIVLIDHINYLRRKESYSLTDSVIQGSANRLRAVLMTTLTTVLALLPLSLGIGSGAEVLKPLAVTFSSGLFISTLMTLFVIPTVYHLVEGGLAKGRARSEQQGGTINVVEN